The following are encoded in a window of Amycolatopsis lexingtonensis genomic DNA:
- a CDS encoding phospholipase A2, protein MPAEPEPPRLRRPWSTSGWLLLVLLVVFAFGLIASRPPSPPDQGPPTGDVLAAQNAVDALVHPGPHPDALAKLPKDFTALSGVTPGAMTARDGTVRAVHTDGGCSTPWGDDNTKWDYAVPCKAHDLGYDLLRYADRKGHPLGPEARAALDDRLSYDMHHACDLNPMNSALTCRVVASLYSAGLVVNSWHQRWGPPVGDPIGPMVAGVLVIACLLVFRLRGWLRTRREPRRPAPATPADVSRWALLGAAGVVLLLLGESVTALAHWAGAAETAWWPLTWLTQLAPVIFFAGGHANAAGWRAEQERGGGYRHFLAERASPLLRPALIFAVVALLTPLALELLGIPAGTTATVMRIALHPLWLLGVYLLTIVCAPALLALHRRAPVTAAAGLLALVVGGEVLADATGSPLPRYAATFALALLAQQLAFAHADGVRPSRRLLALATATGVAGLAVASVLRDGPPVLLGSPGAPAALSAPPWGVLLLGLVQLGLLGLLAVPLARLGRRPGVATACRFVLRAPMSLYLAFLAAMLLLVAVVYLPGRIADGLSWLIRPRTLVAVGLLAVPATVVFWWFERHSHHVRAPRAAELPGRRTAVLTRAAAALGIGYATLGVFGFALTRFGGVAADADLLGLRLDPIQSLVHLLLGVFLLHTIRIGAGAATGTWLATALACAPSLLFAADGSTPGFLGVTLHAVTAAFALLAAAGTLLPARRPAGAAS, encoded by the coding sequence ATGCCAGCCGAGCCCGAGCCGCCTCGCCTCCGCCGACCCTGGTCGACGTCCGGGTGGCTGCTGCTGGTGCTGCTGGTCGTCTTCGCGTTCGGGTTGATCGCGTCGCGCCCGCCGTCGCCGCCCGACCAGGGGCCGCCGACCGGGGACGTGCTCGCCGCGCAGAACGCCGTCGACGCGCTCGTGCACCCCGGTCCACACCCCGACGCCCTCGCGAAACTGCCGAAGGACTTCACCGCGCTCAGCGGCGTCACCCCGGGCGCGATGACCGCCCGCGACGGCACCGTCCGCGCCGTCCACACCGACGGCGGGTGCTCGACGCCGTGGGGCGACGACAACACCAAGTGGGACTACGCCGTGCCGTGCAAGGCGCACGACCTCGGCTACGACCTGCTGCGGTACGCCGACCGCAAGGGCCACCCGCTCGGCCCGGAGGCCCGGGCGGCGCTGGACGACCGGCTCTCCTACGACATGCACCACGCCTGCGACCTCAACCCGATGAACTCGGCGCTCACCTGCCGGGTAGTCGCGTCGCTCTACTCGGCCGGCCTGGTCGTCAACTCGTGGCACCAGCGCTGGGGCCCGCCGGTCGGGGACCCGATCGGGCCGATGGTCGCCGGGGTGCTCGTGATCGCCTGCCTGCTGGTCTTCCGGCTGCGCGGCTGGCTGCGGACCCGCCGCGAACCACGGCGGCCGGCTCCCGCCACCCCCGCCGACGTCAGCCGGTGGGCGCTGCTCGGCGCCGCCGGCGTCGTCCTGCTGCTCCTCGGCGAGTCCGTGACGGCGCTGGCGCACTGGGCCGGCGCGGCCGAGACGGCGTGGTGGCCGCTCACCTGGCTCACCCAGCTCGCCCCGGTGATCTTCTTCGCCGGCGGCCACGCCAACGCCGCCGGCTGGCGCGCCGAACAAGAGCGGGGCGGCGGCTACCGCCACTTCCTGGCCGAACGCGCCAGCCCGCTGCTGCGCCCGGCGCTGATCTTCGCCGTCGTCGCGCTGCTGACGCCGCTTGCGCTCGAACTGCTCGGCATCCCGGCCGGGACCACGGCCACGGTCATGCGGATCGCGCTGCACCCGCTCTGGCTGCTCGGGGTCTACCTGCTGACGATCGTCTGCGCGCCCGCGCTGCTGGCGCTGCACCGCCGGGCGCCGGTGACCGCGGCCGCCGGCCTGCTCGCGCTGGTCGTCGGCGGCGAGGTGCTCGCGGACGCCACGGGTTCGCCCCTGCCCCGGTACGCGGCGACGTTCGCCCTCGCCCTGCTCGCCCAGCAGCTCGCCTTCGCGCACGCGGACGGCGTACGCCCGTCGCGGCGGCTGCTCGCACTGGCCACCGCGACCGGCGTCGCGGGCCTCGCCGTGGCGAGCGTCCTGCGGGACGGGCCGCCTGTCCTGCTCGGCAGCCCGGGCGCCCCGGCGGCGTTGTCGGCGCCGCCGTGGGGCGTGCTGCTGCTCGGCCTGGTCCAGCTGGGCCTGCTCGGGCTCCTCGCCGTCCCGCTGGCCCGGCTCGGCCGGCGGCCCGGAGTCGCCACCGCCTGCCGGTTCGTCCTGCGCGCGCCGATGAGCCTCTACCTGGCGTTCCTCGCCGCGATGCTGCTGCTCGTCGCCGTCGTCTACCTGCCGGGGCGGATCGCCGACGGGCTGAGCTGGCTGATCCGGCCGCGGACGCTGGTCGCGGTCGGGCTGCTCGCGGTGCCCGCGACCGTGGTGTTCTGGTGGTTCGAGCGGCACTCCCATCACGTGCGGGCGCCGCGCGCCGCCGAGCTCCCGGGCCGCCGGACGGCGGTGCTCACCCGGGCCGCGGCCGCGCTCGGCATCGGCTACGCGACGCTCGGCGTGTTCGGCTTCGCGCTGACCCGGTTCGGCGGGGTGGCCGCCGACGCCGACCTGCTCGGCCTGCGGCTCGACCCGATCCAGAGCCTGGTGCACCTGCTGCTCGGGGTCTTCCTGCTGCACACGATCCGGATCGGGGCGGGCGCGGCGACCGGCACCTGGCTGGCCACG
- a CDS encoding sensor domain-containing diguanylate cyclase codes for MLGSEGLAVAVLAISLVYSQALVSRDWLNFGILAAGATVHIQLTQRQEERRRNRKKTVLIDLTAVWTFSAAMILPVPLTLLVIFVVRLQHWFIARRPAHNFIFSSITHGLAAVLAHVTYTAMGPHFLGTGWGDFLAEFGAIVLTAAIYEAIQIAYVGGALALGMSSEPTLRNVLGSPADNMLEAITVGLGAVTAILLAVVPPMVVVMAVATVVFNRLAELDQLQNDVRTDPKTGILNMRGWSESAERALERTARSSDQLALLMVDLDHFKWINDTYGHPAGDDVLRTVAQTLDEVTRPSDLVGRFGGEEFLILLPDIDEEATWDAAERIRVAIAKLHIVTTDKRGDPATIADRTTSIGVARHPRHGDTLDRLLQAADAAVYLAKENGRDQVCFAPDTLMPPAAP; via the coding sequence ATGCTGGGCAGCGAGGGATTGGCCGTCGCCGTTCTCGCGATTTCACTCGTCTATTCTCAGGCGCTTGTTTCCCGCGATTGGCTGAACTTCGGAATCCTCGCCGCGGGCGCGACGGTGCACATTCAGCTGACCCAGCGCCAGGAGGAAAGACGCCGGAACCGCAAAAAGACGGTGCTGATCGACCTCACCGCCGTGTGGACGTTTTCCGCGGCGATGATCCTGCCGGTTCCCCTGACCCTGCTGGTCATCTTCGTCGTCCGGCTCCAGCATTGGTTCATCGCCCGCCGCCCGGCCCACAACTTCATTTTCTCGTCGATCACGCACGGTCTCGCGGCGGTGCTCGCGCACGTCACCTACACCGCGATGGGCCCGCATTTCCTGGGCACCGGCTGGGGCGACTTCCTCGCCGAGTTCGGCGCTATCGTGCTCACCGCCGCCATCTACGAGGCCATCCAGATCGCCTACGTCGGCGGGGCACTCGCGCTCGGCATGTCCTCCGAACCGACGCTGCGTAACGTCCTGGGCAGCCCGGCCGACAACATGCTCGAAGCGATCACCGTCGGCCTCGGCGCGGTGACCGCGATTCTGCTCGCCGTCGTCCCGCCGATGGTCGTGGTGATGGCGGTCGCCACCGTGGTCTTCAATCGCCTCGCGGAACTGGACCAGCTGCAGAACGACGTCCGGACGGACCCGAAAACGGGCATTCTCAACATGCGCGGCTGGTCGGAGTCGGCGGAGCGAGCGCTGGAACGGACCGCTCGATCGAGTGATCAGCTGGCACTCCTGATGGTCGATCTCGACCACTTCAAGTGGATTAACGACACCTATGGACATCCGGCGGGTGACGACGTGCTCCGCACCGTTGCGCAAACGCTCGACGAAGTGACGAGACCGAGCGACTTGGTCGGCCGTTTCGGCGGTGAGGAATTCCTCATTCTGCTCCCGGACATCGACGAAGAGGCCACCTGGGACGCGGCCGAACGGATACGCGTCGCGATTGCGAAGTTGCACATCGTGACCACGGACAAACGCGGCGACCCGGCGACGATCGCGGACCGCACGACCTCGATCGGCGTAGCCCGCCACCCCCGCCACGGCGACACCCTGGACCGCCTCCTCCAGGCGGCGGACGCGGCGGTCTACCTGGCCAAGGAGAACGGCCGCGACCAGGTCTGCTTCGCCCCGGACACGCTCATGCCCCCAGCCGCACCGTGA